The following coding sequences are from one Verrucosispora sp. WMMD573 window:
- the ndk gene encoding nucleoside-diphosphate kinase, producing MSSSSPDDRTLVLIKPDAVRRGLVGEIISRFERKGLRIDAMVSRTMDAALADEHYAEHVDKPFYPPLKAFMTGGPLVALVLSGDQVIEVVRGLIGATDGRKAAAGTIRGDLSLSNRENLVHASDSADSAKRELALWFPELG from the coding sequence GTGTCCAGCAGCAGCCCGGACGACCGCACGCTCGTCCTGATCAAGCCCGACGCGGTCCGCCGAGGACTGGTGGGCGAGATCATCTCCCGGTTCGAGCGCAAGGGGCTGCGGATCGACGCGATGGTGTCCCGGACCATGGACGCCGCGCTGGCCGACGAGCACTACGCCGAGCACGTCGACAAGCCGTTCTATCCGCCGCTGAAGGCGTTCATGACCGGTGGCCCGCTGGTCGCGCTCGTGCTCTCGGGCGACCAGGTCATCGAGGTGGTGCGGGGCCTGATCGGCGCCACCGACGGGCGTAAGGCCGCCGCCGGCACGATTCGTGGCGACCTGTCCCTGTCCAACCGGGAGAACCTGGTGCACGCCTCCGACTCGGCCGACAGCGCCAAGCGCGAGCTGGCGCTCTGGTTCCCCGAACTGGGCTGA
- a CDS encoding VOC family protein, whose product MANGGGNRPIAPVRKLIAAVLGTVATFVILFGLGMTSWAIVALGVALLALAIALATVRSGGRTWVVGAGHVHSASEPPTQYAFGRCELQLVIDAPGLPPRSKKIIEPRVPVSKWPSLGQTLPIRVALDDPRHVRVLWDEVLTHTEAGSTADLPPEFATVPPDEVLIGQEAPPWAGRAPEDDFHDPAADPSEGPLGGPSDGRPHDAAAEPVEHHETVRVRQRPGRPVVLEGTVVERLDEQRLPRRATPAPRMPADERFTEEPFSPAASFAGDEPADPTGDPVPSGRSAPPPAGPSTGLTDPMDPLDPLDLPLDDPEPRLTATTDRPTTNSQATPADRPTFDDPPQSAGDRAEAVDAEDLDEAIFGFDPDAADPAAPISGVGITLLVTELSRSLEFYRDRLGFTEVDRGAANAVLSSGATRLVLREVTGAQPISRRLVHVNLDVDDIQSAYERLRESGVRFTYPPRVVNRGSKLEVWAAAFRDPDGHGIALTQWRELAEA is encoded by the coding sequence GTGGCGAATGGTGGCGGCAACCGACCCATCGCACCGGTACGCAAGTTGATCGCCGCGGTGCTGGGCACCGTGGCCACCTTCGTCATCCTCTTCGGCCTGGGCATGACCAGCTGGGCGATCGTCGCACTCGGTGTCGCCCTGCTGGCCCTGGCGATCGCACTGGCCACCGTGCGCAGCGGGGGCCGCACCTGGGTGGTCGGCGCCGGCCATGTGCACAGCGCCTCCGAGCCACCGACCCAGTACGCCTTCGGTCGCTGCGAGCTGCAACTGGTGATCGACGCTCCCGGGCTGCCACCTCGCTCAAAGAAGATCATCGAGCCGCGGGTGCCGGTGTCGAAGTGGCCGTCACTGGGGCAGACCCTGCCGATCCGGGTGGCGTTGGACGACCCGCGACACGTCCGGGTGCTCTGGGACGAGGTACTCACCCACACCGAGGCCGGCAGCACCGCCGACCTGCCCCCCGAGTTCGCCACGGTGCCGCCGGACGAGGTGCTGATCGGGCAGGAGGCGCCACCGTGGGCCGGGCGGGCGCCGGAGGACGACTTCCACGACCCCGCCGCCGATCCGTCCGAGGGTCCACTCGGCGGTCCGTCGGACGGCCGACCGCACGATGCCGCGGCCGAACCGGTCGAGCACCACGAGACGGTGCGGGTACGCCAGCGCCCGGGCCGACCCGTCGTGCTGGAGGGAACCGTGGTGGAACGCCTCGACGAGCAGCGGCTGCCCCGCCGCGCCACCCCCGCGCCCCGGATGCCCGCCGACGAGCGGTTCACCGAGGAACCGTTCAGCCCGGCGGCGAGCTTCGCCGGAGACGAACCGGCCGACCCGACGGGCGATCCGGTGCCCTCGGGGCGATCAGCGCCGCCTCCTGCCGGCCCGTCCACGGGCCTGACCGACCCGATGGACCCCCTCGACCCGCTCGACCTGCCACTGGACGATCCGGAACCGCGCCTGACGGCCACCACCGACCGGCCGACGACCAACAGCCAGGCGACGCCCGCCGACCGCCCGACCTTCGACGATCCCCCGCAGTCCGCTGGGGACCGGGCGGAGGCGGTCGACGCGGAGGATCTGGACGAGGCGATCTTCGGCTTCGACCCGGACGCCGCCGACCCGGCGGCCCCGATCAGCGGGGTGGGCATCACCCTGCTGGTGACCGAGCTGTCCCGCTCGCTGGAGTTCTACCGGGACCGACTCGGCTTCACGGAGGTCGACCGGGGCGCCGCCAACGCGGTGCTCTCCTCGGGGGCGACCCGCCTGGTATTGCGCGAGGTGACCGGGGCGCAGCCGATCAGCCGTCGGCTGGTCCACGTCAACCTCGACGTGGACGACATCCAGTCGGCGTACGAGCGGCTGCGCGAGTCCGGCGTCCGATTCACCTACCCGCCCCGGGTGGTCAACCGGGGCAGCAAGTTGGAGGTCTGGGCGGCGGCGTTCCGCGACCCCGACGGGCACGGCATCGCGCTGACCCAGTGGCGGGAACTCGCCGAGGCGTGA
- a CDS encoding DUF4233 domain-containing protein, giving the protein MTGDGDGQPRRSGLRNPQRAVRGLGAAALALEALVLLLAIQPIRAVGADLGGAAIAVVVTLAVVAAVLAGMMRRAWAWHAGTVLQGLLLLSGLLHWSLFVLGVIFALVWAYALHVRRVILG; this is encoded by the coding sequence ATGACCGGCGACGGCGACGGCCAGCCCCGCCGATCGGGCCTGCGCAATCCGCAGCGGGCGGTACGCGGGCTCGGTGCGGCTGCACTCGCCCTGGAGGCGTTGGTGCTGCTGCTGGCGATCCAGCCGATCCGGGCGGTCGGTGCTGATCTAGGTGGCGCGGCGATCGCCGTGGTCGTGACGCTGGCCGTGGTCGCCGCCGTGCTCGCCGGCATGATGCGCCGGGCGTGGGCCTGGCACGCCGGCACCGTGTTGCAGGGACTGCTGCTGCTGTCCGGCCTGCTGCACTGGTCGCTGTTCGTGCTGGGCGTGATCTTCGCGCTGGTGTGGGCGTACGCGCTGCACGTACGTCGGGTGATTCTGGGCTGA
- the sigJ gene encoding RNA polymerase sigma factor SigJ translates to MSPVDAAEAAGALDAHRPMLLGLAYRLLGSRHDAEDVLQEAYLRWLRVDRAEVSEPRRYLSRVVTHLSMDRLRARQAARETYVGSWLPEPVPTAPSPFGPLERAELRDSLSTALLHLLERLTPPERAVYVLHTAFELPYAEIAEVLERSAEDCRQLHHRASVRIGRDQRRFTADRAEQERLLEAFITAATEGDLAALTDLVAADATAWSDGGGRVRAARNPVTGADRVVRFLLGIRAKSWPLTVRHTELNGQPAAVLSTASGDAYAVTLGTAAGRITDIFVVANPDKLPWAA, encoded by the coding sequence GTGAGTCCGGTCGACGCGGCGGAGGCGGCCGGTGCGCTCGACGCGCACCGGCCGATGCTACTCGGGCTGGCCTACCGGTTGTTGGGTAGCCGCCACGACGCCGAGGACGTCCTCCAGGAGGCTTACCTGCGCTGGTTACGGGTCGACCGCGCCGAGGTGAGCGAGCCGCGTCGCTACCTGTCCCGGGTGGTGACCCACCTGTCGATGGACCGGCTACGGGCCCGGCAGGCCGCCCGCGAGACGTACGTCGGGTCATGGTTGCCGGAGCCGGTGCCCACCGCGCCGTCGCCGTTCGGGCCGCTGGAGCGCGCCGAGTTGCGCGACTCGCTCTCCACCGCGCTGCTGCACCTGCTGGAGCGGCTCACCCCGCCGGAGCGCGCCGTCTATGTGCTGCACACCGCCTTCGAGCTGCCCTACGCCGAGATCGCCGAGGTGCTGGAGCGCTCCGCCGAGGACTGCCGACAGCTGCACCACCGGGCGAGCGTCCGCATCGGGCGCGACCAGCGCCGGTTCACCGCCGACCGGGCCGAGCAGGAACGGCTGCTGGAGGCGTTCATCACCGCCGCGACCGAGGGCGACCTGGCCGCGCTGACCGACCTGGTCGCCGCGGACGCGACCGCGTGGAGCGACGGCGGGGGCCGGGTGCGGGCCGCCCGCAACCCGGTCACCGGCGCCGACCGGGTCGTCCGGTTCCTGCTGGGCATCCGGGCGAAGAGCTGGCCGCTCACCGTGCGGCACACGGAACTCAACGGCCAGCCGGCCGCCGTGCTCAGCACAGCGTCCGGCGACGCGTACGCGGTGACGCTCGGCACGGCCGCCGGTCGGATCACTGACATCTTCGTGGTGGCCAACCCGGACAAGCTGCCCTGGGCGGCCTGA
- a CDS encoding carboxymuconolactone decarboxylase family protein has product MQRINVAEVAPEAFGTVLGLEKYVRANVDHTVLELVKLRASMLNGCTYCVDMHSREALGAGESSRRLFAVAAWREAPFFDERERAALALTDAVTRLGEHGVPDDVWDAASKVWSEKALADLVLAIATINVWNRIAVTFRNELPTDV; this is encoded by the coding sequence ATGCAGCGGATCAACGTGGCCGAGGTGGCGCCGGAGGCGTTCGGCACCGTGCTGGGGCTGGAGAAGTACGTCCGGGCCAACGTCGACCACACCGTGTTGGAGTTGGTGAAACTGCGCGCGTCGATGCTGAACGGCTGCACGTACTGCGTCGACATGCACAGCCGGGAGGCGCTCGGCGCCGGCGAGTCGAGCCGACGACTGTTCGCGGTGGCCGCCTGGCGAGAGGCGCCCTTCTTCGACGAGCGGGAACGCGCCGCGCTCGCGTTGACCGACGCGGTCACCCGGCTCGGCGAACACGGTGTGCCCGACGACGTCTGGGACGCCGCGTCGAAGGTGTGGTCGGAGAAGGCCCTCGCCGACCTGGTTCTGGCGATTGCCACAATCAACGTGTGGAACCGGATCGCGGTGACCTTCCGCAACGAGCTGCCGACGGACGTGTGA
- a CDS encoding folylpolyglutamate synthase/dihydrofolate synthase family protein — protein sequence MVFELDRISSLLDLLGSPQRAYPSIHLTGTNGKTSTARMIDSLLRAFGLHTGRYTSPHLETVRERISLDGEPVDEARFTAVYQEVKPLAELVDDRSAEPLTYFDMTTALAFATFADAPVDVAVVEVGLGGAEDATNVIQAGVCVLTPIGLDHTEWLGDTLQDIAVAKAGIIHPGATVIAAAQEEEAARPILQRCAEVGATVAREGSEFGVLRRAVAVGGQVLTLQGLGGVYEEVFVPLHGAHQAQNAAVALAAVEAFLGAGARRQLDVETVREGFATASSPGRLERVRSAPTILLDGAHNPQGMAATVTALQEEFAFSKLVAVMGTLADKDAASMLELLEPVVDQLVVTRNSSPRALPVKELAALAAEVFGPDRVEVAEEMPDAIEAAVALAEEDVPGELAGVGVLITGSVVTVADARRLLKR from the coding sequence ATGGTCTTCGAGCTGGACCGCATCTCGTCCCTGCTGGACCTGCTGGGCAGCCCGCAGCGGGCGTACCCGTCGATCCACCTGACCGGGACCAACGGCAAGACCTCCACGGCCAGGATGATCGACTCGCTGCTGCGGGCGTTCGGGCTGCACACCGGGCGGTACACCAGTCCGCATCTGGAGACGGTGCGGGAGCGGATCAGCCTGGATGGCGAGCCGGTGGACGAGGCCCGGTTCACCGCCGTGTACCAGGAGGTGAAGCCCCTGGCCGAACTGGTCGACGACCGTTCGGCCGAGCCGCTCACCTACTTCGACATGACCACCGCGCTGGCCTTCGCCACCTTCGCCGACGCGCCGGTCGACGTGGCCGTGGTCGAGGTGGGTCTCGGTGGTGCCGAGGACGCCACGAACGTCATCCAGGCGGGGGTGTGCGTCCTGACCCCGATCGGGCTCGACCACACCGAGTGGCTCGGTGACACGCTCCAGGACATCGCGGTGGCCAAGGCCGGCATCATCCATCCCGGTGCCACTGTGATCGCCGCCGCGCAGGAGGAGGAGGCCGCCCGGCCGATCCTGCAACGCTGCGCGGAGGTGGGCGCGACAGTGGCCCGGGAGGGCTCGGAGTTCGGCGTACTGCGCCGGGCTGTGGCGGTCGGCGGTCAGGTGCTGACCCTGCAAGGGCTGGGCGGGGTGTACGAGGAGGTGTTCGTCCCGCTGCACGGCGCGCACCAGGCGCAGAACGCGGCGGTGGCGCTGGCGGCCGTCGAGGCGTTCCTTGGTGCGGGTGCCCGCCGGCAGCTCGACGTGGAGACGGTGCGGGAAGGCTTTGCCACCGCCAGCTCCCCGGGTCGGCTGGAACGGGTGCGTTCCGCGCCGACGATCCTGCTCGACGGCGCACACAACCCGCAGGGCATGGCGGCCACGGTCACCGCGTTGCAGGAGGAGTTCGCGTTCAGCAAGCTGGTCGCCGTCATGGGCACCCTCGCCGACAAGGACGCGGCCAGCATGCTGGAGCTGCTGGAACCTGTGGTCGACCAGCTGGTGGTGACGCGGAACAGCTCACCCCGGGCGCTGCCGGTCAAGGAACTGGCCGCGCTGGCCGCGGAGGTCTTCGGTCCGGACCGGGTCGAGGTGGCCGAGGAGATGCCGGACGCCATCGAGGCGGCGGTGGCGCTGGCCGAGGAGGACGTGCCGGGCGAGCTGGCCGGGGTCGGGGTGCTCATCACCGGCTCCGTGGTGACTGTGGCCGACGCCCGTCGGCTGCTGAAGCGATGA
- a CDS encoding alkaline phosphatase D family protein codes for MTELDRRTLLRAGLLAGTGVAGGVLLGGPGALAGPAWRPAGRPMLTHGVQSGAATADSTVLWTRADRPGRMMVEVSRRPDLRGARRVRGPVLTPETDFTGRVRLRGLPGAERLHYRVRVESLDRPGLASAPLTGSLTTAPMPHQRRDVRFVWTGDIAGQGWGIAPDFGGMEIFRAMRERRPDFFLCSGDTVYADNPLAETVTLPDGRVWRNLVVPEKLKVAESLAEFRGQFAYNLLDEHLRAFVAEVPQVNQWDDHEVTNNWYPGEVLTDSRYTERRVDVLAARARRAFDEWLPTPSDGPRYRRLPYGPLLDLFVLDMRTYKDPNDGNTYADPKRGLLGAEQRAWLIRELTRSRAAWKVIAIDLPLGLVVPDGAGAQEGVAQGDPGAPAGRELEFAQVLGAAHRAGVTGIVFLTADVHYTAAHHYDPARAAVADFTPFWEFVSGPAHAGAFGPNALDGTFGPKAVFVNAPPRANTSPAEGFQHFGEVQIDADTRALTVHLRDRAGRSLWTTTLPAP; via the coding sequence ATGACCGAACTCGACCGACGTACCCTGCTGCGGGCCGGCCTGCTCGCCGGCACCGGGGTGGCCGGTGGTGTGCTGTTGGGTGGACCGGGCGCGCTCGCCGGGCCGGCCTGGCGGCCCGCCGGGCGGCCGATGCTGACACACGGAGTGCAGAGCGGAGCCGCCACGGCGGACTCGACGGTGCTCTGGACCCGGGCCGACCGCCCGGGGCGGATGATGGTGGAGGTGTCCCGCCGGCCCGACCTGCGGGGTGCCCGTCGGGTACGTGGGCCGGTGCTGACCCCGGAGACCGACTTCACCGGCAGGGTGCGGCTACGCGGGCTGCCCGGCGCCGAGCGGCTGCACTACCGGGTGCGGGTGGAGAGCCTGGACCGGCCGGGCCTGGCCAGCGCGCCGCTGACCGGCTCGCTGACCACCGCCCCGATGCCGCACCAGCGGCGCGACGTGCGGTTCGTCTGGACCGGGGACATCGCCGGTCAGGGCTGGGGCATCGCACCGGACTTCGGCGGGATGGAGATCTTCCGGGCGATGCGGGAGCGCCGACCGGACTTCTTCCTGTGCAGCGGTGACACGGTGTACGCCGACAATCCGCTCGCCGAGACGGTGACGCTGCCCGACGGGCGGGTGTGGCGCAATCTGGTCGTGCCGGAGAAGCTCAAGGTTGCCGAGTCGCTTGCCGAATTCCGTGGCCAGTTCGCGTACAACCTGCTCGACGAGCACCTGCGGGCGTTCGTCGCGGAGGTGCCCCAGGTCAACCAGTGGGACGACCATGAGGTGACGAACAACTGGTATCCGGGCGAGGTGCTGACCGACAGCCGCTACACCGAGCGTCGGGTGGATGTGCTCGCCGCGCGGGCCCGGCGGGCCTTCGACGAGTGGCTGCCCACGCCGTCGGACGGGCCGCGCTACCGACGGCTGCCGTACGGCCCGTTGCTGGATCTCTTTGTGCTGGACATGCGGACCTACAAGGACCCCAACGACGGCAACACCTACGCCGATCCGAAGCGTGGCCTGCTCGGCGCCGAGCAGCGGGCCTGGCTGATCCGGGAACTGACCCGGTCCCGGGCTGCCTGGAAGGTCATCGCCATCGACCTGCCGCTGGGGCTGGTGGTGCCCGACGGCGCGGGCGCGCAGGAGGGGGTGGCGCAGGGTGACCCGGGCGCTCCCGCCGGGCGGGAGTTGGAGTTCGCGCAGGTGCTCGGCGCGGCCCACCGGGCGGGGGTGACCGGGATCGTCTTCCTCACCGCGGACGTGCACTACACCGCCGCGCACCACTACGACCCGGCGCGGGCGGCGGTCGCCGATTTCACCCCGTTCTGGGAGTTCGTCTCCGGGCCGGCGCACGCCGGTGCCTTCGGCCCCAACGCGCTGGACGGCACCTTCGGGCCGAAGGCCGTCTTCGTCAACGCCCCGCCGCGGGCCAACACCTCCCCGGCAGAGGGCTTCCAACACTTCGGCGAGGTCCAGATCGACGCCGACACCCGAGCCCTCACCGTCCACCTCCGCGACCGCGCTGGACGTTCCCTCTGGACCACCACCCTCCCCGCCCCCTGA